A genome region from Alicyclobacillus acidocaldarius subsp. acidocaldarius DSM 446 includes the following:
- the nadD gene encoding nicotinate (nicotinamide) nucleotide adenylyltransferase → MGEEAVWYTEANGERTSEAARRRILLFGGTFDPPHVGHLTMAQIAYEQVGADEVWWMPAAKPPHKAEIDVDTFAWRFRMVEALIGTRRHMRVTDVENRLPKPSYTVDTLRALIAWYPEVEFLFLLGADSLQHLPEWHGAEELCEMVRFVVARRPGYDFDTAAASARARLPHIRMDVIDMPMLDVSSTWVRDRLDRHLDVCGLVPDPVLAIWRQGPEGGRGWSGGTSSMIFGSASPSR, encoded by the coding sequence ATGGGTGAAGAGGCCGTGTGGTATACTGAGGCAAACGGCGAACGGACATCGGAGGCGGCGCGGAGGCGCATCCTGCTGTTCGGCGGTACGTTCGATCCGCCGCACGTCGGCCATTTGACGATGGCTCAGATTGCCTACGAGCAGGTGGGTGCCGACGAGGTGTGGTGGATGCCGGCCGCGAAGCCGCCACACAAGGCCGAGATCGACGTGGACACCTTCGCATGGCGGTTTCGCATGGTGGAGGCGCTGATTGGCACGAGGCGGCACATGCGCGTCACCGACGTGGAGAATCGCCTGCCGAAGCCGTCGTACACCGTCGACACCCTGCGCGCGCTCATCGCCTGGTATCCGGAGGTCGAGTTTCTCTTCCTCCTCGGCGCAGACAGCCTGCAACACCTTCCGGAGTGGCATGGCGCGGAGGAACTCTGCGAGATGGTGCGCTTTGTCGTCGCGCGCCGACCGGGTTACGACTTCGACACGGCCGCGGCCAGCGCCCGCGCGCGTCTCCCCCACATTCGGATGGACGTGATCGACATGCCCATGCTCGACGTGTCGTCCACGTGGGTGCGAGATCGGCTGGACCGCCATCTCGACGTGTGTGGCCTTGTGCCCGATCCCGTGCTCGCGATCTGGCGCCAGGGCCCGGAAGGAGGACGAGGATGGAGCGGGGGAACGTCATCCATGATCTTCGGCAGCGCCTCGCCCAGTCGCTGA
- the yqeK gene encoding bis(5'-nucleosyl)-tetraphosphatase (symmetrical) YqeK, protein MERGNVIHDLRQRLAQSLTPMRYQHVLGVVETAVALARRFGAPVLDAELAAWLHDLAREWPHDRLLAYVRDRKLDVPAAWLEAPILLHGPVAADVARVEYGVEDAGVLNAVYYHTTGRPGMGALEMVLFVADAIEPSRDYPGVEDIRALAEKDLKAAALASLESTLRYALDRGFSIDLTTVNARNELLNEVRRKA, encoded by the coding sequence ATGGAGCGGGGGAACGTCATCCATGATCTTCGGCAGCGCCTCGCCCAGTCGCTGACGCCGATGCGCTACCAGCACGTGCTCGGCGTCGTGGAGACGGCCGTGGCGCTCGCTCGGCGGTTTGGGGCGCCCGTGCTTGACGCGGAGCTCGCCGCGTGGCTTCACGATCTCGCGCGGGAATGGCCTCATGACCGGCTCCTCGCCTACGTACGCGATCGAAAGCTGGACGTGCCCGCGGCCTGGCTCGAGGCACCCATCCTGTTGCACGGTCCGGTTGCCGCGGACGTCGCGCGCGTAGAATACGGTGTGGAGGATGCCGGCGTGTTGAACGCGGTGTACTACCACACCACCGGCAGGCCCGGCATGGGCGCGCTCGAGATGGTGCTGTTTGTGGCGGACGCCATCGAACCGTCGCGGGACTACCCGGGCGTGGAAGACATCCGCGCGCTCGCCGAAAAAGATCTCAAGGCAGCCGCCTTGGCGAGCCTCGAATCCACGCTCCGGTACGCGCTCGATCGCGGCTTTTCCATCGATCTCACGACTGTGAACGCGCGAAACGAATTGCTGAACGAAGTGCGCCGGAAGGCGTGA
- the sigK gene encoding RNA polymerase sporulation sigma factor SigK: protein MPGLLTLLALVFKDVSLFVSYVKQGAFPHPLSPEEEERAIRDYLAGDADARNRLIEHNLRLVAHLAKKYESSGEEMDDLISIGTIGLIKAVESYRPDKGTKLATYAARCIENEILMYLRSSKKHRRDAFLSDPVGTDKDGNEMTLADLLGSDPDDVIDAVDMSWEKQKMFECLPLLAPREREVLCKRFGLPDGEERTQREIAKELGISRSYVSRIEQKAIVKLYENMRQRKPAGSGADA, encoded by the coding sequence GTGCCCGGCTTGCTCACGCTGCTGGCGCTCGTGTTCAAGGACGTCTCGCTGTTTGTCTCGTATGTCAAGCAGGGCGCTTTTCCTCACCCGCTGAGCCCCGAGGAGGAAGAGCGCGCAATTCGCGACTACCTCGCGGGCGACGCCGACGCGCGCAATCGCCTCATCGAGCACAACCTGCGCCTCGTGGCGCACCTGGCCAAGAAGTACGAGTCGTCCGGCGAGGAGATGGACGATCTCATCTCCATCGGCACCATCGGGCTTATCAAGGCGGTCGAGAGCTATCGGCCCGACAAGGGCACGAAGCTCGCGACCTACGCCGCCCGCTGCATCGAGAACGAAATCCTCATGTACCTGCGCAGCAGCAAGAAGCATCGGCGCGACGCCTTTTTGTCTGATCCCGTCGGCACCGACAAGGACGGCAACGAGATGACGCTCGCGGACCTTTTGGGTTCCGATCCGGACGACGTGATCGACGCCGTGGATATGTCCTGGGAGAAGCAGAAGATGTTCGAGTGCCTGCCGCTTCTCGCGCCGCGCGAGCGGGAGGTGCTGTGCAAGCGGTTTGGGCTGCCGGACGGGGAGGAGCGAACGCAGCGGGAGATCGCGAAGGAACTCGGCATTTCGCGCAGCTACGTTTCGCGCATTGAGCAAAAGGCCATTGTGAAATTGTACGAAAACATGCGCCAGCGAAAACCTGCCGGCTCGGGCGCAGACGCGTAG
- the yqeH gene encoding ribosome biogenesis GTPase YqeH, giving the protein MTDTRVCVGCGAPLQSTDERMPGYVPESHLEREDVLCRRCFRIRHYGDFTPIAVDEETYQRQVAAIFDRPGLVLYVVDVFDLAGSLIPSARRFVASSDVIVVVNKVDLLPTDVGYEALADWIRGEVRATGVEPLDVAFISAEKRRGVDRLVDRVARETKRPVYVIGMANVGKSTLLNAMVERLSERKQPFTVSRRPGTTLAMSRLEIEGPYGRVELFDTPGLMYTSRVIERLCGDCLKWVVPRTRVRPRVYQLNPGQALFLGGLVRLETLGGERQGIVLYVSNELPVHRTKRERADQFFADHRYDILKVPCEACADAFADRRSWLVAAPPRRDADFSLGKRGGDIVLPGLGWIAWTGRRTLARIEAPAWLTVSMRPRLVGVLAHRVQHPQAGGDGP; this is encoded by the coding sequence ATGACTGACACCCGAGTGTGTGTGGGATGTGGGGCACCGCTCCAGTCGACGGACGAGCGGATGCCGGGGTACGTGCCGGAGAGCCACTTGGAGCGGGAAGATGTGCTCTGCCGGCGCTGTTTTCGCATTCGCCACTACGGCGATTTTACGCCCATCGCCGTGGACGAAGAGACGTACCAGCGACAGGTCGCGGCCATCTTCGATCGCCCCGGGCTCGTGCTGTACGTGGTCGACGTGTTCGATCTCGCCGGAAGCCTCATCCCGAGCGCGCGGCGATTCGTCGCGTCGAGCGACGTGATCGTCGTGGTCAACAAGGTGGATCTTCTGCCGACCGATGTGGGCTATGAGGCGCTCGCGGACTGGATCCGCGGCGAGGTGCGCGCGACGGGCGTGGAGCCGCTCGATGTGGCGTTCATCAGCGCCGAGAAGCGGCGCGGCGTCGACCGGCTCGTGGATCGCGTCGCGCGGGAGACCAAGCGGCCGGTGTACGTGATCGGCATGGCCAATGTGGGCAAGTCGACGCTTCTCAACGCGATGGTCGAGCGGCTGTCGGAGCGGAAGCAGCCATTCACCGTGTCGCGCAGGCCGGGCACGACGCTCGCCATGTCGCGACTCGAGATTGAAGGGCCCTACGGCCGCGTGGAACTGTTTGACACGCCGGGGCTGATGTACACGTCGCGCGTCATCGAGCGGCTGTGCGGCGACTGTTTGAAGTGGGTGGTGCCGCGGACGCGCGTGCGCCCGCGCGTGTACCAGTTGAACCCGGGCCAGGCGCTGTTTCTCGGCGGCTTGGTGCGCCTCGAGACGTTGGGGGGCGAGCGCCAGGGCATTGTGCTCTATGTCTCGAACGAGCTCCCGGTGCACCGGACCAAGCGGGAACGGGCGGATCAGTTTTTTGCGGATCACCGCTACGACATCCTGAAGGTCCCGTGCGAGGCGTGCGCGGATGCGTTCGCCGATCGGCGCTCCTGGCTCGTCGCGGCGCCGCCGCGGCGCGACGCCGATTTCTCTTTGGGCAAACGGGGCGGGGATATCGTCCTGCCCGGGCTCGGCTGGATCGCGTGGACGGGCCGCAGGACGCTGGCGCGGATTGAGGCGCCTGCGTGGCTCACTGTCTCCATGAGGCCGAGGCTCGTCGGCGTTCTCGCGCACCGCGTGCAACACCCGCAGGCCGGGGGTGACGGGCCGTGA
- the mntR gene encoding transcriptional regulator MntR has product MGRLNALLTPSMEDYLEKIYELIHEKGYARVSDIANSLAVQPSSVTKMLQKLDENEYVSYEKYRGIVLTARGHKMGRLMKERHAMLADFLRMLGVQEDTLQKDVEGIEHHVSPATLEALQSLVLFLQSHPDVLSSFLAFREQSSERSSP; this is encoded by the coding sequence ATGGGGAGGTTGAACGCGTTGCTCACACCCAGCATGGAGGACTACCTGGAGAAGATTTATGAACTCATTCACGAAAAGGGGTATGCGCGCGTTTCGGACATCGCCAACTCCCTGGCCGTACAGCCGAGTTCCGTCACAAAGATGCTGCAGAAGCTCGACGAAAACGAGTACGTGAGTTATGAGAAGTACCGGGGAATTGTGCTCACTGCGAGAGGACATAAGATGGGGCGGCTGATGAAAGAGCGGCACGCCATGTTGGCGGATTTTCTGCGCATGCTCGGCGTCCAGGAGGACACGCTGCAGAAGGACGTCGAGGGCATCGAACACCACGTGAGCCCCGCCACCCTGGAGGCACTGCAGTCGCTCGTGCTGTTCCTGCAGTCCCATCCCGACGTTTTGTCCTCGTTCCTCGCGTTTCGAGAGCAGTCGAGCGAGCGGTCGTCGCCGTGA
- a CDS encoding class I SAM-dependent methyltransferase — translation MRRETLALLCDPVHGEPLEFVAYPRPALRSIANGSEYPMVHGIPIFAAQAAVVGANAHYQKLYDRIALVYDLANAFSFCLRSGGEKQYRADILRELEVRHGDRVIEISCGTGRNLLFLNRSYSRLELYGLDLSLGMLRVCQRACRREGAEIRLFQGLAEALPFRDHTFDVVFHVGGINFFTDPARAMQEMIRIAKPGTKVVVVDETERKVRSTYERVPFVRRWFQDRREPVEIPIHAVPKMVEDVRVQELDGGNMYCLTFRKPRGADD, via the coding sequence AGGCGTGAAACCCTCGCGCTCCTGTGCGATCCCGTGCATGGCGAGCCGCTCGAGTTCGTGGCGTATCCGCGCCCCGCGCTGCGCTCCATCGCGAACGGATCCGAGTATCCCATGGTGCATGGGATCCCGATATTTGCTGCGCAGGCGGCGGTCGTTGGAGCCAACGCCCATTATCAGAAGCTGTACGATCGCATTGCTCTGGTTTACGATCTCGCCAACGCCTTCAGCTTCTGCCTCCGATCGGGCGGCGAAAAACAGTATCGGGCAGACATCCTGCGCGAGCTCGAGGTCCGCCACGGCGACCGCGTGATCGAAATTTCGTGTGGCACGGGTCGCAACCTTCTCTTTCTGAATCGTTCGTATTCAAGATTGGAACTGTACGGACTGGACCTCTCGCTAGGCATGTTGCGCGTCTGTCAGCGCGCGTGTCGGAGGGAGGGAGCGGAGATCCGGTTGTTTCAAGGTTTAGCGGAGGCGCTGCCATTTCGCGATCATACCTTCGATGTCGTGTTCCACGTGGGGGGAATCAACTTTTTCACCGATCCCGCGCGTGCCATGCAGGAGATGATCCGCATTGCCAAGCCGGGAACGAAGGTTGTGGTGGTGGACGAAACCGAGCGGAAGGTCCGGAGCACTTACGAGCGAGTTCCGTTCGTACGGCGCTGGTTCCAAGACCGCCGCGAGCCCGTGGAGATACCGATCCACGCGGTGCCGAAGATGGTTGAAGACGTTCGCGTGCAGGAGCTCGACGGGGGCAACATGTACTGCTTGACCTTCCGAAAGCCGCGGGGGGCGGATGACTAA
- the aroE gene encoding shikimate dehydrogenase, producing the protein MKLFGVIGKPVMHSLSPAMMNAAFRAQGVDAVYLPFQVEPGDLVDALRGLRAIGAVGINVTIPHKLGVYDWVDARTEAAEMARAVNVVRFTPTGAVGHNTDVSGWWASVAPFLGEGSLKVAILGAGGSVQAILTALAKERPGSEVLVCCRRPEQAEALAARYSDWLSVRHVASPDRHEAIARADLVVQCTPIGMWPRGEESPVESPECFQPHQVVQDIVYRPLHTVFLRQAQARGAKIVDGASMLIWQGVKAYEWWLEREAPVEVMQRAVYEALEREEANGHG; encoded by the coding sequence GTGAAGCTGTTTGGCGTGATCGGCAAACCGGTCATGCATTCCCTGTCGCCGGCCATGATGAACGCCGCGTTTCGGGCGCAGGGCGTGGACGCGGTGTATCTGCCGTTTCAGGTGGAGCCGGGCGATCTCGTCGATGCGCTGCGCGGCCTGCGCGCCATCGGCGCGGTGGGGATCAACGTGACCATTCCCCACAAGCTCGGCGTGTACGACTGGGTGGATGCGCGCACGGAGGCGGCCGAGATGGCCCGGGCGGTCAACGTCGTCCGCTTCACCCCGACAGGCGCTGTGGGGCACAACACGGATGTGAGCGGATGGTGGGCGTCCGTCGCGCCGTTTTTGGGCGAGGGCTCGCTCAAGGTGGCCATTCTCGGCGCGGGCGGCAGCGTGCAGGCCATCCTCACGGCGCTCGCAAAAGAGCGGCCGGGCAGCGAGGTTCTCGTGTGTTGCCGCAGGCCCGAGCAGGCCGAGGCGCTCGCGGCGCGATATTCCGACTGGCTTTCCGTTCGTCACGTGGCCTCGCCGGATCGGCACGAGGCCATCGCGCGGGCCGATCTCGTCGTGCAGTGCACGCCCATCGGCATGTGGCCGCGGGGGGAGGAGTCGCCGGTCGAATCCCCGGAATGTTTTCAGCCGCATCAGGTGGTGCAGGACATCGTCTATCGGCCGCTTCACACGGTCTTTCTTCGCCAGGCACAGGCGCGCGGGGCGAAGATAGTGGATGGCGCCTCGATGCTCATCTGGCAGGGCGTCAAGGCGTACGAGTGGTGGCTCGAGCGCGAAGCGCCCGTCGAGGTCATGCAGCGCGCGGTCTACGAGGCCCTCGAGCGAGAAGAGGCGAACGGCCATGGGTGA
- a CDS encoding YqeG family HAD IIIA-type phosphatase — MRSLAWLSRLMPDEYVASIYEIDLDALWRRGIRLILTDLDNTLVPWNHPDVPSELTAWLRDVHARGFHVCILSNNGEDRVGSFSKLCGVPAVSAAGKPKSRGFLEALRRFQMPPEAAAMVGDQLFTDIQGAKRLGLYAILVLPQNPVEWWGTKISRMAERVVLRRLEARGLRRPEPAADRRRFDD; from the coding sequence GTGAGAAGCTTGGCCTGGCTCTCGCGGCTCATGCCGGACGAGTACGTGGCGTCCATTTACGAGATCGATCTCGACGCCCTGTGGCGGCGGGGGATTCGCCTCATCCTGACGGATCTCGACAACACGCTGGTGCCGTGGAACCACCCCGACGTGCCGTCCGAGCTCACCGCGTGGTTGCGCGACGTGCACGCGCGCGGTTTTCACGTGTGCATCCTCTCGAACAACGGCGAGGATCGCGTCGGATCGTTCTCCAAGCTGTGTGGCGTTCCGGCGGTCTCGGCGGCGGGAAAGCCGAAGTCGCGCGGGTTTTTGGAGGCGCTCCGCCGCTTCCAGATGCCGCCGGAGGCCGCTGCGATGGTGGGCGATCAGCTTTTCACGGATATCCAGGGTGCGAAGCGTCTGGGGCTGTATGCCATCCTGGTGCTTCCGCAAAATCCGGTGGAGTGGTGGGGCACCAAGATCTCGCGCATGGCCGAGCGGGTGGTGTTGCGGCGGTTGGAAGCGCGAGGGCTCAGGCGCCCCGAGCCTGCCGCGGACAGGAGGCGTTTCGATGACTGA
- the rsfS gene encoding ribosome silencing factor — MNPNVEQIARRAATACLDKKATDVVVMNVQELTPLADYFVICSASSRPQVEAVARAVRDDLAELGVTCRGIEGLDEARWVLLDFGDVVVHVFRPEEREFYHLERLWGDAEWIPIEAN, encoded by the coding sequence ATGAATCCAAACGTCGAGCAAATCGCTCGCCGAGCTGCGACGGCCTGCTTGGACAAGAAGGCCACCGACGTCGTGGTGATGAACGTCCAGGAACTGACGCCCTTGGCGGACTACTTCGTGATTTGTTCCGCGAGCTCGCGCCCGCAGGTGGAGGCGGTGGCCCGGGCGGTGCGGGACGATCTTGCCGAACTCGGCGTCACCTGCCGCGGCATCGAGGGGCTGGACGAGGCGCGCTGGGTCTTGCTCGACTTTGGCGACGTGGTGGTGCACGTGTTTCGGCCTGAGGAGCGGGAGTTTTATCACCTCGAGCGCCTGTGGGGCGACGCCGAGTGGATTCCCATCGAGGCCAACTGA
- a CDS encoding class I SAM-dependent DNA methyltransferase has product MAYEDLAAFYDELMGDALYDAWRQALAPHLSSVRVAVDLGCGTGRMAAWLAERAERVYAVDRSPEMLAVAFDTWGHLSNVRWLESDLCDLALPEAADFALASTDVLNYLLTRDELERALQRVRACVRPGGRWALDTLGPRRLQQLRDGAWHDVRNHLVIVHETEVEGETIVHRVCGFVGIEEDGELYRRFDEEHVQRYWDAATLADLFDRTGWEVVEAQGDFGECPVDQADRVVWMLERR; this is encoded by the coding sequence ATGGCGTACGAAGATCTCGCTGCGTTTTATGACGAGTTGATGGGCGATGCGCTCTACGACGCATGGCGGCAAGCGCTCGCCCCACATCTCTCCTCCGTTCGCGTGGCGGTGGATCTCGGCTGCGGCACGGGCAGGATGGCCGCATGGCTTGCGGAGCGCGCCGAGCGCGTCTACGCCGTGGACCGGTCGCCGGAGATGCTGGCCGTCGCGTTTGACACCTGGGGCCACCTGTCGAACGTGCGTTGGTTGGAATCGGATCTGTGCGATCTCGCCCTTCCCGAGGCCGCGGATTTCGCGCTCGCGTCGACCGACGTGTTGAACTACCTCTTGACGCGCGACGAGTTGGAACGCGCGCTCCAGCGCGTTCGGGCATGCGTGCGCCCGGGAGGAAGGTGGGCGCTCGACACCCTCGGCCCGCGTCGGCTACAACAGCTTCGCGACGGCGCTTGGCACGACGTGCGCAATCATCTCGTCATCGTGCACGAGACCGAGGTCGAAGGCGAGACGATTGTCCATCGCGTGTGCGGATTTGTCGGGATCGAAGAAGATGGAGAGCTCTATCGCCGGTTTGACGAGGAGCACGTGCAGCGGTACTGGGATGCGGCAACGCTCGCCGACCTGTTCGACCGGACGGGGTGGGAGGTCGTGGAGGCTCAGGGCGACTTCGGGGAATGCCCGGTGGACCAGGCGGATCGCGTCGTGTGGATGCTGGAACGGCGGTGA